One part of the Nostoc sp. TCL26-01 genome encodes these proteins:
- a CDS encoding site-specific integrase: MKINRFGRAEILSPDQINLLFTEGFVNPRDRALFGVCLYAACRINEACTLAVNDVFGSNGVRGVLVLRSVNTKGKRDTREIRVHPKLKQYLEEYNPNRRKEFLFPGRHGLGHIHKVSADKILRDTCVRLGIEGVSTHSFRRTALTRMSDAGIPLRHIQEISGHRTLAALERYLGVTEKQKQNAISALDF; encoded by the coding sequence ATGAAAATAAACCGTTTCGGTAGGGCAGAAATCCTCAGCCCCGACCAAATTAATCTCCTATTTACTGAGGGCTTTGTCAACCCACGCGATCGCGCTTTATTCGGCGTGTGCCTTTATGCTGCTTGTCGCATCAACGAGGCTTGCACTTTGGCTGTAAATGACGTGTTTGGCAGCAACGGTGTCAGAGGGGTGTTGGTGTTACGTAGCGTCAACACCAAAGGCAAGCGGGACACTAGGGAAATTCGAGTGCATCCGAAGCTCAAGCAGTATTTGGAAGAGTACAACCCCAACCGCCGCAAGGAGTTCTTGTTTCCGGGGCGGCATGGGTTGGGGCATATTCATAAGGTCAGTGCTGACAAAATTCTCAGAGATACCTGTGTGCGGCTGGGGATTGAAGGGGTAAGTACGCACAGCTTCAGGAGGACAGCGTTAACCAGGATGAGTGATGCGGGGATACCGTTGCGCCATATACAGGAGATATCGGGGCATCGGACTTTGGCAGCTTTGGAGCGTTATTTGGGGGTAACTGAGAAGCAGAAGCAAAACGCTATCTCTGCTTTGGATTTTTGA
- a CDS encoding DUF6088 family protein, with product MKTPNTVEDKITRRIDSSDRDVFMRKDFVDIASYTQIGRSLKKLEEKGKIVKIGYGLYAKAAFSPLSKRIVPRRGLRELATEALKKLQIEVVASSYDQAYSQGRTTQVPTGRVVGVKGRVSRKIGYDGKYVTFEYVS from the coding sequence ATGAAAACCCCTAACACAGTAGAAGATAAAATCACTCGTCGAATTGACAGTAGTGATCGTGATGTCTTTATGCGTAAGGATTTTGTAGACATTGCTAGCTACACTCAAATTGGGCGTAGTCTTAAGAAATTAGAAGAAAAAGGTAAAATCGTAAAAATTGGTTATGGGCTTTACGCTAAAGCTGCATTTTCTCCTTTATCAAAGCGTATAGTTCCCCGTAGAGGGTTACGTGAACTAGCAACTGAAGCTCTAAAAAAATTGCAGATAGAGGTTGTAGCATCAAGCTATGATCAAGCTTATAGTCAAGGACGTACAACGCAAGTTCCAACCGGACGAGTTGTTGGCGTTAAAGGACGAGTTTCACGTAAAATTGGTTACGACGGTAAATATGTAACCTTTGAATACGTTTCTTGA
- a CDS encoding nucleotidyl transferase AbiEii/AbiGii toxin family protein gives MNTFLDPNLIEVIASDLGVDPSFVEKDWYAMRIIASLITVNNFGMQLVFAGGTSLSKGFGLIKRFSEDLDFKVILPKANPTRNEFSNYRKQIVEVIRGSSSEWSLEGEPKSENANRKFTCNIRYKENFHIPAALRLYIKLEVNFISPTLAVEQRPLQSFIAQAMDQSPEVPLMACVSPIETAAEKLSALTWRVLSRNRDSEKDDPSLIRHLYDLTALKDVIFNYSSFSDLVIDVMRKDIKNNRGKIKSLANSEVELLHKMLLTLEDDSLYANEYQQFVTGMSYAVEDECPTFSEAIDAVKSIISMIQ, from the coding sequence TTGAATACGTTTCTTGACCCAAACCTTATAGAAGTTATTGCCAGTGATCTTGGTGTTGATCCTTCATTTGTTGAGAAGGATTGGTATGCTATGCGGATAATTGCATCCTTGATCACTGTCAATAATTTTGGTATGCAATTAGTTTTTGCGGGGGGAACTAGCTTATCAAAAGGGTTTGGACTTATTAAACGTTTTTCGGAAGACCTTGATTTCAAAGTAATTTTGCCAAAAGCAAATCCTACACGGAATGAATTTAGTAACTACCGAAAGCAAATTGTTGAAGTAATCCGTGGTAGTAGTTCAGAATGGTCATTGGAGGGCGAACCAAAGTCTGAAAATGCAAATCGTAAATTTACTTGCAACATTCGCTACAAAGAAAATTTTCACATACCTGCGGCACTTCGTCTCTATATAAAGTTAGAGGTTAATTTTATTTCGCCCACCTTGGCTGTTGAACAAAGACCTTTACAGTCTTTTATCGCTCAAGCAATGGATCAATCACCAGAAGTTCCTTTAATGGCTTGTGTTTCACCCATAGAAACAGCAGCAGAGAAACTAAGTGCTTTAACTTGGCGAGTGTTATCTAGGAACAGAGATAGTGAAAAAGATGATCCGTCTCTTATTCGCCATTTATATGATTTAACAGCATTAAAAGACGTAATTTTTAATTATTCAAGCTTTTCAGATTTAGTTATTGATGTGATGCGAAAAGATATAAAGAACAACAGAGGAAAAATTAAATCATTAGCCAACTCCGAAGTAGAATTATTGCACAAAATGCTGTTAACACTAGAAGATGATTCTTTATATGCTAATGAATATCAGCAATTTGTTACAGGAATGTCTTACGCTGTAGAAGATGAATGCCCCACTTTTAGTGAAGCTATAGACGCTGTTAAAAGCATAATTAGCATGATTCAATAA
- a CDS encoding ParA family protein, with protein sequence MSTTDKQCRIIALFNQAGGVAKSTLTQNLGYHLAKREHRVLLIDIDPQASLTKFMGLVPSQLQKTVADAIINEQPLPIHEGIHGMDLAPASRVLSGAEMQLVSAAMRDLRLKEAIEPIQDEYDFILIDCPPSLGLLSYISLVAATHVLVPVETHLKAFEGTDELLQTITHVKNKANRKIQIAGFVPTRYAHQNSADKRALAAIQEQLSAWGRIFPAIPRATAFVDATEERAPLAVFDPKHSVVNILEEIALALEAL encoded by the coding sequence GTGTCAACTACTGACAAGCAATGCCGCATTATAGCCCTGTTTAATCAGGCGGGTGGTGTCGCCAAATCGACACTGACCCAAAACCTGGGATACCACCTAGCAAAACGAGAACACCGCGTTCTCCTCATTGACATAGACCCCCAAGCCTCATTGACCAAATTCATGGGGTTAGTGCCATCTCAGCTACAAAAAACTGTTGCTGATGCCATTATCAACGAGCAGCCCTTACCGATTCATGAGGGTATTCACGGTATGGATTTGGCTCCAGCAAGCAGAGTCCTGAGTGGAGCAGAAATGCAGTTAGTCAGTGCTGCCATGCGCGACCTGCGCCTTAAGGAAGCCATTGAACCTATTCAGGATGAATACGACTTCATCCTGATAGATTGTCCCCCCAGTTTAGGGCTACTTTCTTACATTTCCTTAGTTGCGGCTACACACGTACTCGTACCAGTGGAAACCCATCTCAAAGCCTTTGAGGGAACGGACGAACTCTTACAAACTATTACCCACGTAAAAAATAAAGCTAACCGTAAAATCCAAATAGCCGGGTTTGTTCCTACGCGGTATGCTCACCAGAACTCAGCCGATAAACGAGCATTAGCAGCCATCCAAGAACAACTTTCGGCTTGGGGTCGTATCTTCCCCGCTATCCCCAGAGCTACTGCTTTTGTTGATGCCACAGAAGAACGTGCGCCACTAGCAGTATTTGACCCTAAACATTCTGTAGTCAATATCCTTGAAGAAATAGCTTTGGCTTTGGAGGCTTTGTGA
- a CDS encoding ParB/RepB/Spo0J family partition protein: MIRRKQTDKPFGGQITTPPPAPWLDSPDAETSRATETTIKLEDIVLPPHQPRRYFDPQALKELVESVKQHGILQPLLVRPLGGGKYELVAGERRYRAGQEALLEVAPVVVRELSDDQAFQLALIENLQREDLNPVEETEGILHLLAIRLHCDIEAVKSLLYRMKNAHSKGEQQPPESLDESRRNVSPNSEETETGDNISDDLDEETESRRNVSPKVDLEQSKTVEQVFESLGLMNWLSFTTKRLPLLNLPEEILMALREGKLEYTKAQALARVKDEEVRKQLLSQAIANDWSLSQIKEQIIANTPDEPSASSKTPNQIPERLKDITQRIKKRQLWKEPRKEKQLVNLLNKLEALLGDE, from the coding sequence GTGATAAGACGTAAGCAAACAGACAAACCCTTTGGGGGTCAAATTACAACTCCACCCCCTGCACCTTGGTTAGACTCACCAGATGCAGAAACATCAAGAGCTACCGAAACTACTATCAAGCTGGAAGATATAGTTCTACCCCCACACCAGCCCAGACGATATTTTGACCCACAAGCATTAAAAGAATTAGTAGAGTCAGTCAAACAGCATGGCATCCTCCAACCTTTGTTAGTGCGTCCGCTAGGCGGAGGTAAATACGAATTAGTAGCAGGAGAAAGACGCTATCGGGCAGGGCAGGAAGCTTTGCTTGAAGTTGCGCCTGTGGTTGTGCGTGAGCTATCTGATGACCAAGCATTTCAGTTGGCTTTGATTGAAAATCTGCAACGAGAAGACCTGAACCCTGTAGAAGAAACTGAAGGTATCTTACACCTGTTAGCAATCCGGCTTCATTGCGATATAGAAGCTGTCAAATCCTTGCTGTACCGCATGAAGAACGCTCACAGCAAAGGAGAACAGCAGCCACCAGAGTCATTAGATGAATCTAGGAGAAACGTTTCTCCTAACTCAGAAGAAACAGAAACTGGGGATAACATTTCTGACGATTTAGACGAGGAAACAGAATCTAGGAGAAACGTTTCTCCTAAAGTGGATTTGGAGCAATCAAAGACGGTAGAACAGGTATTTGAGAGCCTGGGGCTGATGAATTGGCTATCGTTCACCACCAAGCGTTTACCATTGCTCAATCTGCCCGAAGAAATTTTAATGGCACTGCGAGAAGGCAAGCTGGAATATACCAAAGCCCAAGCCCTGGCACGAGTAAAAGATGAGGAAGTGCGAAAACAACTCTTGTCACAAGCAATAGCTAACGATTGGTCTTTAAGCCAAATCAAAGAACAAATTATCGCTAACACTCCTGATGAACCATCCGCCTCATCTAAAACACCTAACCAAATACCAGAACGACTCAAAGATATCACCCAGCGCATTAAAAAGCGTCAGCTATGGAAAGAACCACGCAAGGAAAAACAGCTAGTAAACCTTCTAAACAAGCTAGAAGCCTTACTTGGGGACGAGTGA